ACGTAATTCTCTATTTGATCAGCTAAGTCTGTTATATAAGCTAAAAATAAGGTTCTTCTCTCAAATACTATATTTCGTTTAACCTGAGCTATTCTATCTCCAATTAACTTAGATCTTTGAATCCCAAAGGTTATTACCCCATATCCTTGCTTCTCTAAGTACTTTTTAGTGGCCTCTAAATGAGATGTTTTACCAGAACCTTCAATTCCTTCAAAAGCTATTATCAATATATTCACCTAAAACTTTCCTTATTTCAGTCTGTATATCCTTTAACGGCTTATTCCCATCTATTGTTATAAAGTTGTTTTCCTCTTTAGCTATTTTATCATAAATTTCCACTATCATGCTTTGATATTTAATAAATCCCTCTTCTGGTTCCAAATTCTCATTGCTAAATATATCTGCTCCAGCCTCTTGAGGTTTTATTTTTCTCTTCGACTTCTTAATTCTTTCTAATGCTACTTCTGGTGTAACTCTAATGTAGAACGTGAAGTTTGGTTTTATCGCAAAGGAGTAAAGTTTCCTTACCCAGTCAATATCAACTCCTCTTATAACATCTCTAGCATATGCAGTATAAATATACCTATCGCATATTACAACAAATCCACTCTTGAGCATTGGCAAAATATATCTCTCATATCTGTCAGAAAAGTCAGTTGCATGAATTAGGCTAAACGTTATCGGAGTTAAAAGGTTCTTCTTTTTAGCCTCTTTTATTATATCGTGAATCCAGTCTGAGGAATTCCATTCTGTAAGATAAACATCTCTTTTCATCTCAATCCAGTCCTTAAGTACTACAGCTTGACTAGACTTGCCAGAGCCATCTATTCCTTCAAATGCTATTAACAAACCTTTCATATTCTCACACCAGCCACGTATTTGTCAATATCATTTCTAATTATATCACCAAAACTTAATATTTCTTTTTTAGTTATGTCTTCATTTAACTTTTTCATCTGTTTTTTCTTAACTTTTCCGCTTCCCGCCTCACAAATCAGACCTATTAATAATGCCTCATTTAACGTAAAACCGGGTAAAACGGACTCTTTAATAAACCTATAACAAGCTTGAAATGGATCAAAATAACCAGTCATCTTAAAAACTAATGATAAGAAGGCTGATGATGCGACATAAAATGAGTATTTACTATCAACTTGAGTAAGGATCTCATTGATAATCTCTATTGGTGGAGTAGTTATAGCATGAGAAAATGAAACTGCTTCTAACCAATTAATCTTATCTAACCTTTTTCCCTCTGTAAGTACTCCCTCTCTCATTCCAAAAGCTGATACTATCAATTCTCTCGAATTTAGGTAATTAACTAACTCATCTATAATAACTGAGGCTGAATGAATTGTTAAAGCTCTTTCCTTACCTATCCCTGGAAGAGACTGTCTACTTTCAGCATCCAATGATGGTAAAAGTGAAGCATACTTACTGATCTGTTTTGAAGATATAGAATAACCATGAATTGATTTAAGAGGAAAAGAAGTAAGTTTCCTATCAAGTTTTGCTAAAGCCCTAACGTTTCCTCCAGAACCTACCAGAGTTTTACCCTTTCTGATATCTAACGTTGATAGTTCATCTAAAACTTTTTTCCTTATCTCCCTAGGTGAGTAATTAATGAGCTTCAGAGCACCAATTGGCAATTGGGACACTCTTGATATATTCCCTGATGTTACTTCAGCTATTTCTAACGACCCTCCTCCCAACTCGAAGAAGATTCCATCAGAAATTGGAAGTGTATTCATCATTCCTATTGTAGCATATCTCCCTTCTTCCTCTCCAGAAACTATCCTTATTTCCTCATTGATTATCTTACTTAGTCTTTCTTTAACATCATTACCATTTATCGCATATCTAAACGCGCTAGTTGCTACAATCTTGACTTCCGCAACATTCAAATTATCTAAAATTTTCTTAAAAATGGAAAACGATTTCTCAGCTTTATCTATCTTTTCATCTGATATCTTATCCCCTTCTTTGATCCCTTCCCCTATCCTTACAAATGATTTAAAAGAACCAAGCATCCTAAACGTTCCATTAGAAAAAACTTGATAAATTACTAATCTGAAGGAATTATAGCCACAATCTATCACTGCAGAAATCATTTAAATCAGCTTTAAAATTTTCTGGGTAAGGAGAATTTTCAAAACTCCTTTCCCTTCTTTCAGATCATAATCGACTATGGCAATACCACCCTTCTTTATTTCAACATTAGCACCACTTATCGCTTTCACGAGGTTAGAAAGATATGGCTCATGACCTACAATAAGTATAGTAGAGTTATCTGCGAAATCCTTTACCTTCTCCAAAAACAAAGAGGGATCCTTATCTGGCGTAAGATCATCAAATGTCTCTACTTTCTTTTCATTATCACTATCAAAGAGTTCATCCAAAATTACCTCCGCTGATTGGTAAGTCCTCAGATAAGGACTGGATATTATTCTATCAACAGAATAGCCCATTTCGTCTAAAAAACTTGCTACTCTTCTCATCTGTTTTATTCCCTTCTTTACTAACTTCCTATCCTTATCCTCCTTACCTTCAACTTGTGGTTCAGCATCACCATGCCTCACTACTATTAAAGTAATCATATTCTACATATGTGTTTCAATGTATTTAAGCACTTTCGTATTGCGGCTAAATTAGAGAGAACAACTATATACTTTCTTCCTCAAAAATTATGGAAAGGTCTTTCATCTTGCATGACTAGATTTTACATGAATTTTTCTAAAAATAGCAGTTTACGGAAAATCCCATTAATGACCTTTCTCGTTAAAAAATGAAGCATTAATAATTTCCGTTTACTGCTAATGCAACATCTGGGGCTTTTTCCAAAAATTTATACGTCGTTTTAACAACCCTAGACACAAAATCAATTGTCAGATAGGATTTTAAATGCATAAGTTAAAATATTTTTTATAGAAATGATGTTGGGTAATAAAATCACGTATAAGAGGATAAGGATTAGGAATTTCAAAAGTCATCGAGGTACAGAAATAGATTTAAGAAAGCTTAACGTCTTAATAGGGCCTAATGGTAGGGTAAGTCAAATTTTGTGGAAGCTTTTCTCCTCCTTAGAGAAATCGTTAGACCCTCCGGTTATCCTCCATTACCTTTCTTGAATTGGTCTGGATATGACAAAGTGGTATTTATGAATGACACCTCTTTGGACATTTATTATGAGATTGAAGGTACCTACGACGGAAAGGACTTTTATTACTCATTAACAATAAACGGTTATAATGGCCTCTTAATAAAGAGTGAATATTTGAATTTAGGAAATTTAAAAATAGAAAGAAATCTAAACAAACTAACCATCGAAAAAAATTCCTTCGATATACCACAAAACTTAAGTATGTTCTCATTGGTTCAAAGCTATGGTCCAATTACATTTTCCAATCTCCCATTAACGCAGCCAGATGTATCTTTAATGGGTTTCCTTTCAAAATTTATAAATGATATAATAGTTTTAAGAATAATTCCTGAAAATGCGATTTCTCCAGTTCCTTTTAATATGCCCATGATGCTAAGAATCGATGGTTATGGTTTACCTAAAATCTTACAGAACCTTCCAATGCATGAAGCTGTGAGCATGTTTCTAGAAAGATTCAATCTCACTTTAACCCCAATAATAACTGACGATGGTAAAATTAAATTGAATGTTAAAGAGAAAGTTGATGGAAATGAAATCTTCTATCCCGCTAATTCCCTTCCATCAGGATTAGTGAAAATGCTAACAATAATGGTCACAGTTTATATGTTAAAACATTCTCCGATAGTGATTGATGAGGTCGAGAATTCTCTTCATGTTGAATTATTAGGTAGGTTAATTGATTTAATCAGAGAATCGGAGCCTCAGTTCATAATTACAACCCACTCACCCGCAATTGTAGACTTAATTAATCCTGAAGACGTAATTTTACTAGAAAGAGATAAGGGTGAGACAAAAGCAAGTAGACTTCAAAACGTTAAAGAATTAAAGAAAAAGTTAGAGGAACTTGGGTTAACTTTAAGTGAATGGATCTTCTAGTGAATACCTTCTAGGAGAGGAATTTCGTTTTATTTATCTATCTTTTATTATTACACTATTTATTTTAGTGGGGGATTATGAGAATTTGAGTGTCAATTATATTACTCATTACCAACGCTTTAGCTGTAATCCAACTAACCTCTGTTGCTTTATAAACCCTTTCCAAAAATTGACATTAATTTTTTCCTAAATCGTCTTAGGGAAAATAATCTTATAGACCTTAATAATTTACGAATAATCCATAAAGCAAACCTTAGCAGGTCGAAATTTAGATTGCACAGACATAACACAACAGAATGATAAAGCTTTTAACCTGGATTTTTAAAAAATAAAAAGGCAAATATCGAAATTAATTATAAAAATCAAATTATGGCTTTAAAAATAATTTTGACTTAAGATAATTCTTCTGCCTTTATGTTTGTAACTGGTCTCCATCCTAAACCATAAGCTATTGCAGTGCCAACTAAGCTTATGGCGATGTTTATCAATGTTGAAATTACACCTATATACATGGGCCCTAATGGTGTTAGATAAGATGACGTTTTCAAGGGCCCGAAGTGATTTGCTAATAACGTTAAATAAATTCCGCTAAACATTCCACCTATCCAACCTGCTATTAGTGAATATCCATTTAGCTTGTGAGTGTATAAACCTAGAAATACTGATGGCAACGCTTGAAGAACAATTATCCCTCCTAGTAACTGTAACTGTATTGCGTATGTTGATGGCGTTGTAAATACTAAAGCTAATGCTATGAATTTGAACGCAGTGGAAATCCATTTAGCCAATGTGGATTCTGTTTTAGGTGACATATCGGGCTTAAATTCCTTTATTATATTCCTAGTTAGTAGATTGGCTGCACCTATTGCCATTATTGCGGCGGGAACTAAGCCTCCTATGAAAATACCTAGCAAGGCGATACCAACAAACCAATCTGGCATCGTATAACCTATTAATGCAGGAACGGCTACTGCTCCAGATTTTGCTTTTTCGATAAAGTTAACTACCGTGGGATTCGCATATACTAATATTCCAAATAAAGCTATGATTGCAAGTAAAATTGAATATATAGGTTGCAAGGCTAGGGAGTATTTAAGTGATTGCTTTGAGTCTGCACTAACGCTACCATTTATTGCATGAGGATATAAATACAAAGCAAACGCACTACCTATTGCAAGTGAAATATATGCAGTTTGTGTAGCTAACGTAGTAGGTAAGTAGTTGTAAAATATGGGTTTATTAACGTGATTTAAGGCAAAATTAACTTGAGAACTCAACATCTGAGCATTATGGAAGGCTGCAGCAAATCCTCCAAAACTTAATGGAACAAAAATAGCTACAGTCAGTACGGTAGCTATGACTATCATGTCTTTATAAACTCCGGTTAAAGCTGCACCTCTTAATCCACTAGTAAATACGAATGCGGCTAAAATTATGAATGATACTAATAAACTTAAATCGCTTGCCAAGGAGATGTTGCTAACACCTAAACCTAAAAGTAGAATAAGTAGGGCTGCCTGCATTCCCACTATTTGTAATGCTACATATGGTAACTCAGCCACAACACCAGTTATGGCAACTAATCCTGCAAGAGTTCTGCTGTTAAATCTGTCTTTCACAAAATCTGCTGCTGTCACATATCCTCTATTTCTAGCTATTGTCCATAGTCTAGGCATGAAAAGTAAGGCAACATATCCCGCTACTCCAGAATAGAATGCTGCGAAAAATCCAACTGGTCCGCTAGCTAGTACTAGAGAAGGTACAGCAATAAATGTATATGCAGTATATGTATCAGCTGTCAATAAGAACCACATCAAGTAAGGCCCTAATTTTCTTCCGGCAAGAGCCCACTCATGAAGTTTTGATAAGTCTCCTTTTCTCCATCTACTACCATAAAATCCTAAAAATACGAAAATAACGAAAAGTATTATAAATAATATCACAGAGACTATTGAAACATGTAACCCATCCATGCTCTCACTCCCTAATCAAGTATGATACAGCGAAAAATACTAGTGCGCCTATGGGCATTAGGATTATCTGATACCAGTAAAACATTGGCAATCCTAGGAATGTTGGGTTCTCTTTTGAATATAGGGGTAGTAGTGAGTACAGTAGTATGAATATTAACGTTAAAACTGCCACTGCTATGTAAAACTTTCCCGCCATTACCTACATTAATATGTAAATAAGCATTTAAGCTTTACTATGTTAACTAGCTAAAAGCCTGATTCTTAACTAGTTTATAATAAGATTTTAACAAATAATGAGCTACTCTTTACTTAGCTGAATAAGAATATCCCCTTAGCAGTTGAGAAAAGAGAGTTAAGATCTGATCCCCTTCTATTTTCGTACTTTTTATGATTAGGGTTTTAGTTAGGTAGGCTTCTAGAAAATTAATCGATTGGATTACTACACTGTGGGAGCTAGTTTTAACTTAACATGATTATTATTCAAAGTAAATGATTCTTTTTAAAATAAAGATTAATCCTAGTTTTTACTACTTTATATTAATTATACATTTACAATATATTAAGAAGCTTAATATAAAATGCTTTACATGGCAGAACCCCAATTCAGAGAACGTGTTACTAAATAAGGATAAGAGTAACTAAGAAACTCTTTAGTGCAATATAACGAGTTAACAAAGAATTATCGGATGCCTTTGACTTACTAATATTATTTTTATTATGAGACAGACTACGATATACTGCTAATCAGCTTGAAGTATTCCTTAACTATCTCCCTTCCTTTATCAGTGATTCTAATAAATGTTCTTATTCCATTTACAGTAAAACCCTTTCTTGATATTACTAATCCTTCCTCTTCTAAAATCTGTATGTGCATCATTAAGGAGCTTTTTGGGATTTGAGCGTACTCTAGAATTTCCGAGAAGGTCATTTCCCCGAAGGTGTATAAACTAATTAGTATAGCTAATCTGATTGAATTATTTAAAGCTCTATTGTTAAGAAACTGTATTAGCTCCTTAATTTTTCCTTCATCACTCAATAGCTGACACCTCAAGTAAAGAATTGATTGAGGCGTAGAACCAGGATATTTCGAAAATCATGTAAACCGGAGATAACGTTGGGGATACGATCCCTAATGGAACGAGCAGAATACTGAAAATCGCTATTATATCGTAATATCTGGGATCTGCCAGTCTATGTTTAGAATAGAGAAAACGGTATAATGAAAAAGCTACGAAAGCGTCATATAGAAAAAAGAATGCAATAAAATATATTGAGTCTATTCCTAAATGTAGAGTTAAGATGAATAGTATAATTAATAGCGTAACCAAAGAAAACCACAGTACGTAACTCTGTTTATTTGACTTCCTTTCTCTACCTATAATCCTCATGTACTCAGTACTAATTCTACTAAATAGCCTCACAGTATAGTAAATAAATGGCAATACCATAACTAGTGGAATTATGCTATATAGGCTATTGCTCTCGACATTTAAATTGTCCAGAATCATATAAATTAAGGCTAAAATTAGACCATAAAATCCCCAAACAGCATAATAAATTCCCAGAATTTTTCTAGCTTTTCTTCTTATTATAATTCTCGCTATCTCTTCAGTCTTTTTAACTAATTCTTGATAATCCAATTTAAACTACACCATAAATTCTGTTTAAACTACCCAACATGCTTATTTTAATCCCGGTCTGTTTATCTTTAACTAAGGATATCTTTTTACCTTTTTGTACTTCTATCGTAACTATTGCGTTACTAACTTCCCCTTCAACCACGTTGGCATCAATTAACTCTTCAACTAGTATAGGTCCATATATTTTTCCGTTAAAAATAATATAAGAGTTCCATTCTTTAAACTCCTTTAGCAAATCTAATTCGTGTGTCGTAATAAACCCAGTGTTAAAGTATTCTCTAAATATGTCAGCTATGATCTCTCTTTTGCCGGGGTCTAAGTTCTCAAAAGGCTCATCTACTAAAGCTATTTTGGATTTGGAGGAAAGAGTTAGGGCTATTCTAACCATCGAAGATTGGCCAGCAGAAAGTTTATGCAAAGGTTTATTAATTACTTGATCGTGAATTCTGAGTTCTTTTAATAAGTTGTAGAACAAGATGGTATCTAGGTCCTTAATTTCCTCTAAAATATAGACTATATCTTTAACTTTCCTACCTATACTGTAAACCTCATATAAATTAGTCGAGAGATCTATGTAATTTCTTATTTTTCTCACTTCATTACCATTAACGTATATATTACCTTTATATGGTAATAGCCCACATGTAGCCCTTATTAACGTAGTTTTTCCAGATCCATTAGGTCCTAAGATAAGGTTCTTGCCATCTATTTTAAGGTTGATATGTTCAAGTAGTACGTAACCATCAAAATCTATTGTGAAACTTTCATATTCTAACATAATCTCATCTCACTATCTAAACATAAAAATCATCAAGCTAGTTCAAAAAATGAACCATTATTGAAACTTTTATTATCCGTAACAAATAAGTTACCTATGAGAAGATTTCTTATATATATCGTGAAGAGGCTTCTTCTGAATCCCAATTTGGTAGGATGGGGAATCCTTTATATACTATTCTGGGGTTCTATAGGCGCTTATCTAATGGCACCATCTTTCATTAAACAAATACCAACTGCTTACATTAGCAAAGTATATCAGAGTTACGTAGCCTCTTGGTATGCAGACCTAGTAACACTCTCGTTAAGCGCGTTAGCAGTTTCAGTTGCATTTATGCTCTTTTATCAAACGGGAACATTACCTTATTTATTTAGGTATAGTAGGCTTAAAGAAAGTACCTATATAGTATCAGTTTATTCTGGAACGCTGATAGCGGGGCTTGCAATCGAATTGTCGTTGACGGGGTTAATCTCGGTAATATTTTCCAATAACGGGATAGGAATTACAATCTATCCTCACGAATTTTATATACTGATTCCATTCATACTCCTTGCAAATTTGTTCTTCATATCTTTATCCACGTTCTTAGTTCTCCTTACAATAAAATTTAACGGAATGAGAGTTCAAAACTTAATTAGTTTCACTCCTCTAGTATTAGGTTTCCTATTTTACTCATTATTTACCTTTTCAGAATACCCCAAAACTTTAGATTACACTTCACCATACCTATCGCTAATTCTTCTGCTCTACTACGGATACTCTGGAAATACCCCACCAGCGAATTTACAAAACCCCCAAAGTTCTGCATCTCTTGAGCTGGTAATCATATCTTCAATTTTGTGGGTACTTATATTAACATTGGCAAATATTATATTAATTAGAAGGATATACTTTACCAATATTGAAGAGAGCAAGCAACTTTGACTTCCACTCTGAGACGATACATGAAGCTAGTTCTTAAGGTATATGCTAGCCCATCTTTATAAGATATTCTAATAAATTAGATAAATTCAATTAAGATAGAGATTGGATCATAATATACATTGCAAGAATTAAATATTACATGAACAACCCATGATAATTACTGCTTATTATTTTATGAGTGGTGATCTTCCTATATTCCAGAATTATAAAAAGTACCACTCTTAAGTTTATACAATATTATATTTTGATTATTGGTGATATGCGTTATTTCACATATAATAATTCTGAAATAAAGTTGAGATTTATCGACCTATCACCTAGATTAGCCGAACTACTCGACTATTATTAAGAGGGGTCCATAACGAATTTGGTCATTAGAGTATTATGGAAATTTCGAATTATGAAAGACCTATTACTTTTTACTTTAAAAGCACTTAACCATGTTTCTAATTATTGTATGACCGAGTCAGCCAATAACTCAGATAGGCTTTTAAAGAGAGAATTAAGTCTACTAGATTTAACCTTCTTGTCCTTAAGCGCAATGATAGGCTCTGGATGGTTATTTGCATCTTTAAGTGTCGCCTCAATAGCTGGGCCTTCAGGAATATTTTCTTGGATAATAGGAGGAGTAATGGTAATGTTTATAGGCCTAACTTATGCAGAACTGGGAAGCGCAATGCCGAAGAGTGGTGGAATTGTAAGATATCCAGTATATTCTCACGGCAGTTACACAGGTTACGTTATAGCGTTCCTATATCTTCTCTCTGCAATTTCCACACCTTCGATAGAGGCATTAGCAACTATTGAATACTTATCTAGCATTAATCCAACTCTAAGCGATATATTAACTAAAACTGCTGAGGTTAATGGCTCTTCAGTCACAGTGCTAACATTACCCGGTTTAGCTATAGCTACCTTGCTTTTATTCATCTTCTTCTTGATAAACTATTACGGTATAAGAGCTTTAGGGAGGGCTAATTCAGCAATAACCATTTGGAAAATAATAGTCCCTACGGTAACATTTATACTACTATTCCTCGCTTTTAGGTCAATTAACTTCACTGGTTATGGAGGAATATTTCCAACTAGTGTTTCAACTAACTATATTGGACCAGTTGGAATGTTATACGCAATACCATCTGCGGGAATAATTTACTCTTATTTAGGTTTCAGACAGCCCATCGAATTCTCCGGAGAAGCTAAAAACCCACAAAGAGATGTATGGAGGTCAATCATTTTGTCAATATTATTAGCAATCACGATATATACAATACTACAGATAGCGTTTATAGGAGCAATAAATTGGAACAGTGCAGGTATAACCCCAGGGAATTGGTCTGCGTTGTTAAATAGTAAGTGGGCTAATGGGCCATTTTATGGGGAGTTAGAAGCGGAGGGATTAGCGTTATCTGCGGCCTGGGGATATGTTCTCCTAATAGACGCTGTAATATCTCCTAGCGGAACTGGTTTAGTTTACACTGGAACTTCGTCAAGGACATTTTACGGCATGGCAGTTGAAGGTTATTTACCTAATTTATTCCAGAAGCTAAATCAATTTAAAGTACCCGTATGGTCTCTGATAGTATCATTGATAGCTAGCATAATATTCCTACTTCCTTTCCCTAGTTGGTATTTATTAGTAGGTTTCAACTCATCGGCTACAGTATTTACGTACATAATGGGAGGGATAGGACTTCAAGCCTTAAGAAAAACAGCCCCCGATTTGAAGAGAAGTATAAAAGTGCCATATGCAAATTTAATTGCCCCAATTGCCACAATAGTCTCATTATTAATAGTATATTGGTCTGGTTTCAGCACATTATTCTACATACTCTCAGCTCTATTTATAGGAGTACCTCTATTTTGGATGTTCTACGGTGTTAAAGTATTGGAAATCAAAAGGAAGATTGGGATCATTACGGGAATCTCGCAATTTATTGCTAATATAGTAATAGCAGTGTTTGGATATTGTACTGTCTTAAATGGAGGAAATATAGCAAGTTTTCTACTATATCTATTATTATTTGCATTGATGATGCTAATGCCATTATTTATAGGTTATATATTTGCCAGTAATAATGGAAGACTCCATCTCAGAAGTGGACTATGGCTTATGGCCTTAATTTTAGTAATGTATACAGTAAGTTATTTCAGTGAATTCGGACCGTTAAGTAATTCAGCACCTTTAAAATTCCCTTACGATATAGTCGTAGTTGCCATTATCGGTCTGATATTCCATTACTTGGCGGTTAAAAGTGGATTCAGAACAAGAGAGATAGAGGAAATAATAAATCAACAGTTAATATCTGATTAGTAAATACTTTGTCTCTGCGTAATTTCTAGCACGTCTTAATGAGAATGTTTTATTACTTTGTGGGGTTTTTCCAAATTATGTTACCCCTTGAATTCTCTTTATAAAAAGCGCTTCCAACACATAGTTTTACAAATATCCTACAAAGCGATGTTTTAATCAGTAAGTATAATTTTTACATCTTAATAAGAATTAATGTTAAGCCAACTATATAATTCTTTATTATCTCGACTCTGAAGGAGTTGTCTTGATTCACGAAATTTCTATAAAGAGATTATACTATTTATATTAATTCTCATCATCATAAAGTATTAATTTTTATCTCTTATTTCATAATCTCATCAAGTAGTTAAAAATTTAAGGTACCTACAATCTCTTTATGGGGACTTAAAGATAAGATTCGTATGAAATAAATGTTGTGCAAATAGATGTAAAAGGCATAAAATAATTTATGCCTTCATGACGGCACTATGACTTGATCCATTTGGTTTCACCTAGAATTTATAGAAACATCTTCATAACGAGAAGTTCTTAAAAATCTCAATTTTAAACTAATTTATACAAATTATGAATTATTCAACGTTATGAGCCTTCCTCATAGCTTACTACTTCTCCTCTTGAAATAAAAGACTCACATTCTTACCTTACGAATACTACATAAGTTTCCAATAAAATCTGCTTTTGCCAAATAAATCTAAAGACAAAGATTGATTTTAAGTTATGGCGCTTATGATACCTTAACCTCTATTTAGTCTTTATACACTTGTTTGAAGTGTGGGTAATTCTCATTTACATTGCTGTATATCATTTTAACCTCAACGAAGTCCTCAATACCTTGTAATCCTAGTTCTCTACCAATACCACTCTGCTTATACCCACCCCATAATCCTTCTGAGGGTTGCGTATATGCATCATTTATCCATACGCTTCCTGCCTTAATTTTTCTAGAAATTTTTAACGCTTTCCTGTAATCATTAGTCCAAATTGATGCAGTTAGCCCATATGTTACATCATTTGCTAAAGAAACTGCTTCATCATCAGTTTTGAAATACATAATAACTAGTACTGGCCCGAATATTTCCTCTTGAGCTATTTTAGACTTATTATCAACGTTGGAAAACACTGTGGGTTCCACAAAGTACCCCTTCTCTAACCCATTACCAGTTGCTTTTTTACCTCCTATTAGAAGTTTATATCCCTCCTTAGTTCCAATTTCTATATAGCTTAACACTTTGTTCTCTTGAGACTTAGATACTAACGGTCCAATGTCAGTATCTTCCAACCTGGGATTTCCCAATTTCAGCTTCTTAACCGATTCAACGATCAGATTCTCCACCTGGGATGAGATATCCTCTTCTACTATTAGCCTAGTTGTTGCTCCACATGCCTGCCCAGCATTTCTAAACATACCAAACATTAGTCCCCTAATTGCTTGATTTAAATTAGCATCCTTGAATAATATTAATGGATTTTTACCACCTAGCTCCAAGGAAATCCTTTTAAGGTCCTTAGAGGCTTCCTGCATTATCCATTTACCAGTCGTAGTTTCCCCGGTAAATGATATCTTATCTACCTTACTATTTTTAACTAATTCGCTACCTATTTTTTCTCCTGGACCTAAAACCATATTTATTACACCTTTAGGTATTCCAGTTGACATTATAATTTTGGCTAAATGATATGAGATTGCTGAGGTATAGCTAGCTGGTTTCCATACTATTGTACAACCCACTGCTAATGCTGGAGCTATTTTCCTAGCACTTTGAGTAAGCGGGAAATTCCAAGGGGTTATGGCACCTACTACACCAACAGGCTCCTTAACTAATTGTACTAAATCACCATTAGGTAAGAATTTCATATTTCCGTACAGTTTAC
The nucleotide sequence above comes from Sulfolobus tengchongensis. Encoded proteins:
- the tmk gene encoding dTMP kinase; the encoded protein is MKGLLIAFEGIDGSGKSSQAVVLKDWIEMKRDVYLTEWNSSDWIHDIIKEAKKKNLLTPITFSLIHATDFSDRYERYILPMLKSGFVVICDRYIYTAYARDVIRGVDIDWVRKLYSFAIKPNFTFYIRVTPEVALERIKKSKRKIKPQEAGADIFSNENLEPEEGFIKYQSMIVEIYDKIAKEENNFITIDGNKPLKDIQTEIRKVLGEYIDNSF
- a CDS encoding Ppx/GppA phosphatase family protein; this encodes MISAVIDCGYNSFRLVIYQVFSNGTFRMLGSFKSFVRIGEGIKEGDKISDEKIDKAEKSFSIFKKILDNLNVAEVKIVATSAFRYAINGNDVKERLSKIINEEIRIVSGEEEGRYATIGMMNTLPISDGIFFELGGGSLEIAEVTSGNISRVSQLPIGALKLINYSPREIRKKVLDELSTLDIRKGKTLVGSGGNVRALAKLDRKLTSFPLKSIHGYSISSKQISKYASLLPSLDAESRQSLPGIGKERALTIHSASVIIDELVNYLNSRELIVSAFGMREGVLTEGKRLDKINWLEAVSFSHAITTPPIEIINEILTQVDSKYSFYVASSAFLSLVFKMTGYFDPFQACYRFIKESVLPGFTLNEALLIGLICEAGSGKVKKKQMKKLNEDITKKEILSFGDIIRNDIDKYVAGVRI
- the sixA gene encoding phosphohistidine phosphatase SixA gives rise to the protein MITLIVVRHGDAEPQVEGKEDKDRKLVKKGIKQMRRVASFLDEMGYSVDRIISSPYLRTYQSAEVILDELFDSDNEKKVETFDDLTPDKDPSLFLEKVKDFADNSTILIVGHEPYLSNLVKAISGANVEIKKGGIAIVDYDLKEGKGVLKILLTQKILKLI
- a CDS encoding AAA family ATPase, with translation MEAFLLLREIVRPSGYPPLPFLNWSGYDKVVFMNDTSLDIYYEIEGTYDGKDFYYSLTINGYNGLLIKSEYLNLGNLKIERNLNKLTIEKNSFDIPQNLSMFSLVQSYGPITFSNLPLTQPDVSLMGFLSKFINDIIVLRIIPENAISPVPFNMPMMLRIDGYGLPKILQNLPMHEAVSMFLERFNLTLTPIITDDGKIKLNVKEKVDGNEIFYPANSLPSGLVKMLTIMVTVYMLKHSPIVIDEVENSLHVELLGRLIDLIRESEPQFIITTHSPAIVDLINPEDVILLERDKGETKASRLQNVKELKKKLEELGLTLSEWIF
- a CDS encoding sodium:solute symporter codes for the protein MDGLHVSIVSVILFIILFVIFVFLGFYGSRWRKGDLSKLHEWALAGRKLGPYLMWFLLTADTYTAYTFIAVPSLVLASGPVGFFAAFYSGVAGYVALLFMPRLWTIARNRGYVTAADFVKDRFNSRTLAGLVAITGVVAELPYVALQIVGMQAALLILLLGLGVSNISLASDLSLLVSFIILAAFVFTSGLRGAALTGVYKDMIVIATVLTVAIFVPLSFGGFAAAFHNAQMLSSQVNFALNHVNKPIFYNYLPTTLATQTAYISLAIGSAFALYLYPHAINGSVSADSKQSLKYSLALQPIYSILLAIIALFGILVYANPTVVNFIEKAKSGAVAVPALIGYTMPDWFVGIALLGIFIGGLVPAAIMAIGAANLLTRNIIKEFKPDMSPKTESTLAKWISTAFKFIALALVFTTPSTYAIQLQLLGGIIVLQALPSVFLGLYTHKLNGYSLIAGWIGGMFSGIYLTLLANHFGPLKTSSYLTPLGPMYIGVISTLINIAISLVGTAIAYGLGWRPVTNIKAEELS
- a CDS encoding DUF3311 domain-containing protein, whose protein sequence is MAGKFYIAVAVLTLIFILLYSLLPLYSKENPTFLGLPMFYWYQIILMPIGALVFFAVSYLIRE
- a CDS encoding winged helix-turn-helix domain-containing protein encodes the protein MSDEGKIKELIQFLNNRALNNSIRLAILISLYTFGEMTFSEILEYAQIPKSSLMMHIQILEEEGLVISRKGFTVNGIRTFIRITDKGREIVKEYFKLISSIS
- a CDS encoding ATP-binding cassette domain-containing protein → MLEYESFTIDFDGYVLLEHINLKIDGKNLILGPNGSGKTTLIRATCGLLPYKGNIYVNGNEVRKIRNYIDLSTNLYEVYSIGRKVKDIVYILEEIKDLDTILFYNLLKELRIHDQVINKPLHKLSAGQSSMVRIALTLSSKSKIALVDEPFENLDPGKREIIADIFREYFNTGFITTHELDLLKEFKEWNSYIIFNGKIYGPILVEELIDANVVEGEVSNAIVTIEVQKGKKISLVKDKQTGIKISMLGSLNRIYGVV